From Chryseobacterium joostei, the proteins below share one genomic window:
- a CDS encoding ABC transporter ATP-binding protein, which produces MLKAEHIKKTYNAGKKVALDDFSIHVPKGSIYGLLGPNGAGKTSFIRIINQITQADSGDIFINGEKLNPTHIKNIGYMPEERGLYKNMSVGDQILYFGELKGMSKNDALNEAKKWFDKLNIDQWWKKKLSELSKGMAQKIQFVVTVLHRPHLLILDEPFSGFDPVNANLIKDQIIDLKNNGTTIILSTHRMESVEEMCDYVALINNSQKIIDGRVFDVREKFKKNIFGITLSEVNHEQLDSFKNKYEIFNFSNENNLVSFELKNEADQNHILLDLVHVGKVRSFDERIPSMNEVFINAVSNHS; this is translated from the coding sequence ATGCTAAAAGCTGAACATATTAAAAAGACCTATAATGCCGGAAAAAAGGTCGCACTGGATGATTTTAGCATCCATGTACCAAAAGGCAGTATTTATGGTCTTTTAGGACCTAACGGAGCCGGAAAAACATCTTTTATCCGTATCATCAACCAAATTACTCAGGCTGATTCAGGAGATATCTTTATCAATGGGGAAAAACTGAATCCTACCCACATCAAAAACATCGGTTATATGCCTGAAGAGCGAGGGTTGTATAAGAACATGAGTGTTGGTGATCAGATCCTTTATTTCGGGGAATTGAAAGGGATGAGTAAGAATGATGCCCTGAATGAAGCAAAAAAATGGTTTGATAAGCTAAACATTGATCAATGGTGGAAGAAAAAGCTTTCTGAACTATCTAAGGGGATGGCACAAAAAATCCAGTTTGTGGTAACCGTATTGCACAGACCTCATCTTTTAATTCTTGATGAGCCTTTCTCAGGATTTGATCCTGTAAACGCCAACCTAATTAAGGACCAGATCATTGATCTTAAAAACAATGGAACTACAATCATTCTTTCTACCCACAGAATGGAAAGTGTGGAGGAAATGTGTGATTATGTGGCATTAATCAACAATTCTCAAAAAATCATTGATGGAAGAGTCTTTGATGTTAGGGAAAAATTCAAGAAAAATATTTTCGGAATTACTCTTTCTGAGGTTAATCATGAACAGTTGGATAGTTTTAAAAACAAATATGAGATTTTCAATTTCTCCAACGAAAATAATCTGGTTTCCTTTGAGCTGAAAAATGAGGCTGATCAGAATCATATTCTTCTTGACCTTGTACACGTTGGTAAGGTGAGATCTTTTGATGAGAGAATTCCTAGTATGAATGAGGTGTTTATTAATGCCGTAAGTAACCATTCTTAA
- a CDS encoding ABC transporter permease — translation MNNIFLITKREFLTQVKKKSFIILTLLAPVMIIAFGAVIGLMFKANESHSVIEVVDKSGLFTNQLKSNDKLNYVFVSAADEKSKINNLKGNESLDGILILPELKSQNFDELETGTRLVVNSKMGFDTKQKIVSDITNVVKKEKIKQLGIQEVQLNDLDKGFSLKTINVADNNKEDSDLTFGVKSGLSMVLMYVTFMFIIIYGVRVMRSVLEEKNNRVVEIIISSVKPFELMMGKILGVTLVALTQFLIWITMSVIGALVLNTGFSPLQQSIPGGSEQVTSKLDMAQLATQISHSLLEMNFPLIIFVFIVFFLLGYIFYSSIYAAIGSAVDNETETQQFTLFAILPLTLGMYGSFSLMNNPDGPLGFWLSIIPFTSPVAMIARIPFGVPAWQIALSIVLLLVTTVFMIFLAGKIYRVGILMYGNKATLKELWKWIKG, via the coding sequence ATGAATAATATTTTTTTAATTACAAAGAGGGAGTTTCTTACGCAGGTTAAGAAAAAATCCTTTATCATATTGACTTTATTGGCTCCTGTTATGATTATTGCCTTTGGAGCAGTAATCGGATTAATGTTTAAAGCCAACGAATCTCATAGTGTTATTGAAGTTGTGGATAAAAGCGGATTGTTTACCAATCAGTTAAAATCCAATGATAAGCTGAACTATGTGTTTGTTTCTGCAGCTGATGAAAAATCCAAGATCAATAATTTAAAAGGCAATGAGTCTTTGGATGGGATTTTAATTTTACCGGAATTAAAAAGCCAGAATTTTGATGAGCTTGAGACAGGCACACGGCTTGTAGTCAACAGCAAAATGGGATTTGATACTAAGCAGAAAATCGTTTCTGATATTACCAATGTTGTTAAGAAAGAAAAAATTAAGCAGCTTGGAATTCAGGAAGTACAACTGAATGACCTTGATAAGGGTTTTAGCTTGAAAACCATTAATGTAGCTGATAATAACAAGGAGGATTCTGATCTTACTTTTGGAGTAAAATCCGGTCTCAGCATGGTTTTGATGTACGTAACTTTTATGTTTATCATTATTTATGGAGTAAGGGTTATGCGAAGTGTTCTGGAGGAAAAGAACAATCGTGTTGTAGAGATCATTATCTCTTCGGTAAAACCTTTTGAGCTGATGATGGGTAAAATCCTAGGAGTAACATTGGTGGCACTGACACAATTTCTGATCTGGATTACCATGTCTGTAATTGGGGCATTGGTCTTGAATACGGGGTTCTCTCCGCTTCAGCAAAGCATTCCTGGTGGAAGTGAACAAGTAACAAGTAAACTGGATATGGCCCAGCTTGCCACTCAGATCTCTCATAGTTTACTGGAAATGAATTTCCCTTTGATTATTTTTGTATTTATTGTTTTTTTCCTTTTAGGATATATTTTCTACAGTTCTATTTATGCAGCCATTGGTTCTGCAGTGGATAATGAAACAGAGACTCAACAGTTCACTTTATTTGCAATTTTACCGTTAACTCTGGGAATGTACGGAAGCTTCTCATTGATGAACAATCCTGACGGCCCATTAGGTTTTTGGTTATCTATTATACCATTTACTTCACCGGTTGCCATGATTGCGAGAATACCATTTGGAGTTCCTGCATGGCAGATTGCGCTATCTATTGTATTGCTACTGGTTACTACTGTTTTCATGATATTCCTTGCCGGAAAGATCTATCGTGTAGGGATATTGATGTATGGCAATAAAGCTACTTTAAAAGAGCTTTGGAAGTGGATTAAAGGATAA
- a CDS encoding porin family protein translates to MKKLLLTSALAISAFSFAQVQWENTRFGLTGGLNYSRVSNAHNPSGPRYTFQGGALALIPVGKANQFFIQPEVLYYGAGETGKDKDAKGRDGYDAVYANNYLSVPLYFKGYFSESESEFFGLLGPRFNFLVSQDVKNVPANRPYYDPDVTDPAQPSGVNGKAKSFNWGIGLGVGYSYKRQLEVAVKYDLGLSDTYPGLVKEIKGTNKKKSEQVVALTLSYIFK, encoded by the coding sequence ATGAAAAAACTTTTATTAACCTCAGCTTTGGCTATTTCTGCTTTTTCCTTTGCGCAGGTGCAATGGGAGAATACAAGATTTGGTCTTACAGGAGGTTTAAACTATTCCAGAGTATCTAATGCCCATAATCCCTCAGGCCCTAGATATACTTTTCAAGGTGGAGCTTTGGCTTTAATTCCTGTAGGAAAGGCAAACCAATTCTTTATACAACCGGAAGTTCTGTACTATGGTGCAGGAGAAACCGGGAAAGATAAAGATGCGAAAGGAAGAGATGGTTATGATGCAGTATATGCAAACAATTATCTGAGTGTACCACTTTATTTTAAAGGATACTTCTCAGAATCTGAATCTGAGTTTTTTGGTCTATTAGGACCAAGGTTCAACTTTTTGGTAAGTCAGGATGTTAAGAATGTTCCTGCGAACAGACCTTACTATGATCCGGATGTTACTGATCCTGCACAACCGTCAGGAGTAAACGGAAAAGCGAAAAGCTTTAACTGGGGAATAGGACTGGGAGTAGGATATAGCTATAAGAGACAACTCGAAGTAGCTGTAAAATATGACTTAGGTCTTTCAGATACTTATCCTGGTCTTGTAAAAGAAATTAAGGGAACTAATAAGAAAAAATCAGAGCAGGTTGTTGCACTTACCTTAAGCTACATATTCAAATAA
- the sucD gene encoding succinate--CoA ligase subunit alpha, whose product MSILVNKDSKVIVQGFTGNEGTFHASQMIEYGTNVVGGVTPGKGGSEHLGKPVFNTVADAVEKAGANVSIIFVPPAFAADAIMEAAEAGIKVIVCITEGIPVADMVKVKSYIADRDCRLIGPNCPGIITSEEAKIGIMPGFVFKKGKVGIVSKSGTLTYEAADQVVRAGYGISTAIGIGGDPIIGTTTREALELFINDPETEAVVMIGEIGGGLEAEAARWYKASGSTKPVVGFIAGQTAPKGRTMGHAGAIVGGAEDTAQAKMEIMRENGINVVDSPADIGATVAKILG is encoded by the coding sequence ATGTCAATTTTAGTAAACAAAGATTCTAAAGTAATTGTACAAGGATTTACAGGGAATGAAGGTACTTTCCATGCTAGCCAGATGATTGAATACGGAACCAATGTAGTAGGTGGTGTTACTCCAGGAAAAGGAGGTAGCGAGCACTTAGGAAAGCCGGTATTTAATACAGTGGCTGACGCTGTTGAAAAAGCAGGAGCAAACGTAAGTATTATTTTCGTACCACCAGCATTTGCAGCAGACGCTATTATGGAAGCTGCTGAAGCAGGTATCAAAGTAATTGTATGTATTACTGAAGGTATTCCTGTAGCTGATATGGTAAAAGTAAAATCTTACATTGCTGACAGAGACTGTAGATTAATCGGACCAAACTGCCCTGGAATCATTACTTCTGAAGAAGCTAAAATTGGTATTATGCCAGGTTTCGTTTTCAAAAAAGGAAAAGTAGGTATCGTTTCAAAATCAGGTACCCTTACTTACGAAGCTGCTGATCAGGTAGTAAGAGCAGGTTACGGTATCTCTACTGCAATTGGTATTGGTGGTGACCCAATCATCGGAACTACTACAAGAGAAGCTCTTGAATTATTCATCAACGATCCTGAAACTGAAGCTGTTGTAATGATTGGAGAAATTGGTGGTGGACTAGAAGCTGAAGCTGCTAGATGGTACAAAGCAAGCGGATCTACTAAGCCGGTTGTTGGATTTATCGCTGGACAAACAGCTCCAAAAGGAAGAACAATGGGACATGCTGGTGCCATCGTAGGTGGTGCAGAAGATACAGCTCAGGCAAAAATGGAAATCATGAGAGAGAATGGCATCAACGTTGTTGATTCTCCTGCTGATATCGGTGCTACTGTAGCTAAGATCCTAGGATAA
- a CDS encoding UDP-3-O-(3-hydroxymyristoyl)glucosamine N-acyltransferase, whose amino-acid sequence MRFHSPQKLKTIADLIGSKFVGPEDFEVLGSNEIHMVKPGEIVFVNHPKYYDKALNSAATIILIDKEVECPEGKALLVSDDPFRDFNKINTHFTRIYNFTEELHDVEIGEGTKIHSSAVIGNNVKIGKNTLIFPNVVIGDRSVIGDNVIIQSNTVLGGDAFYYRKLNGNFDRLISVGNVVIENNVEIGNGCTIDRGVTDSTIIGEGSVLDNQIQIGHDTIIGKKCLIASQVGIAGCCVIGDEVTLWGQVGIASGNKIESGSVILGKTGVNRDLEKGTYIGMFAEDFKTYLKKEVKLRKL is encoded by the coding sequence ATGAGATTTCATTCTCCACAAAAGCTTAAAACAATTGCAGATTTAATAGGCTCCAAATTTGTTGGCCCGGAAGATTTTGAGGTACTAGGTTCCAACGAAATCCATATGGTAAAGCCGGGAGAGATTGTATTTGTCAATCATCCCAAATATTATGACAAGGCATTAAATTCTGCTGCCACCATTATCTTAATTGATAAAGAAGTAGAGTGCCCGGAAGGAAAAGCACTTTTAGTTTCTGATGATCCGTTTAGGGATTTTAATAAGATCAATACCCATTTTACAAGAATTTATAACTTCACAGAAGAACTTCACGATGTAGAAATTGGTGAGGGTACAAAAATTCATTCATCTGCTGTTATCGGAAACAATGTGAAAATTGGAAAAAATACCTTAATTTTTCCAAATGTTGTTATTGGTGATAGATCAGTGATTGGGGATAATGTCATTATTCAGTCCAATACAGTTTTGGGTGGTGATGCTTTTTATTACAGAAAATTAAATGGCAATTTTGACCGTTTAATCTCGGTAGGAAATGTGGTTATTGAGAACAATGTAGAAATTGGTAATGGATGTACCATTGATAGAGGAGTTACAGACTCTACGATCATTGGAGAAGGTTCTGTTTTGGATAATCAAATTCAAATCGGACATGATACAATTATTGGAAAAAAATGTCTGATAGCTTCTCAGGTTGGAATTGCAGGATGTTGTGTGATTGGAGATGAAGTAACATTATGGGGACAAGTGGGTATTGCTTCGGGCAATAAAATTGAGAGTGGATCTGTAATTTTAGGGAAAACCGGAGTGAACAGAGACCTTGAAAAAGGAACCTATATTGGGATGTTTGCAGAAGATTTCAAAACATATTTGAAAAAAGAAGTAAAACTGAGAAAATTGTGA
- the efp gene encoding elongation factor P — protein sequence MATSNDIRKGLCIEYSNDIFKVIEFLHVKPGKGPAFVRTKLKSVTNGKVLDNTFSAGHKIDEVKVITRKFQYLYDDENGFHFMNNDDFSQLYLNKEMIENSNLMKAGEEVTIILKEADETPLSAELPQSVYLDVIEADPGVKGNTATNALKNAIVETGARVMVPLFIEPGDKIKVSTEDGSYLERVK from the coding sequence ATGGCAACAAGTAACGATATCAGAAAAGGTCTTTGCATCGAATATAGCAACGATATTTTTAAAGTAATTGAGTTTCTTCACGTAAAACCAGGAAAAGGTCCTGCATTCGTAAGAACAAAATTAAAGTCTGTGACAAATGGAAAGGTATTAGATAATACATTCTCTGCAGGTCACAAAATTGATGAAGTAAAAGTAATCACAAGAAAATTCCAGTATCTTTATGATGACGAGAACGGTTTCCACTTCATGAATAACGATGATTTTTCTCAGTTATATTTAAATAAAGAAATGATTGAAAACTCAAACTTGATGAAAGCAGGTGAAGAAGTTACAATTATTTTGAAAGAGGCTGATGAAACTCCACTTTCTGCTGAACTTCCTCAATCTGTATACTTAGATGTTATTGAGGCTGATCCGGGAGTAAAAGGAAACACTGCAACCAACGCCCTGAAAAACGCAATCGTTGAAACAGGAGCAAGAGTAATGGTTCCTTTGTTCATTGAACCGGGAGACAAAATTAAAGTAAGCACTGAAGACGGTAGCTACTTAGAAAGAGTAAAATAA
- the lpxA gene encoding acyl-ACP--UDP-N-acetylglucosamine O-acyltransferase, translating into MIHQLAAVDKRAKISKNVIVEPFTTIAGDVEIGEGTWIGPNVTIMDGARIGKNCRIFPGTVISAIPQDLKFDGEDTQVIIGDDTTIRECVTVNRGTKALGHTKIGANCLIMATSHIAHDCVIGDHVIIVNGCGIAGHVEIGDYTVMGGLSAVHQFGKIGKHVMISGGTLVRKDIPPYVKVAREPMSYAGINSVGLRRRGFTNEKIFEIQKIYRTIFQMKMNVSQALAYIEKEMLPTAERDEILQFIQNSPRGIVKGYGTTKESN; encoded by the coding sequence ATGATTCATCAATTAGCAGCCGTAGATAAACGCGCAAAAATCAGCAAAAATGTAATTGTAGAGCCTTTTACTACAATTGCAGGGGACGTAGAAATTGGAGAAGGAACATGGATTGGTCCAAATGTTACCATTATGGATGGTGCAAGAATAGGGAAGAATTGTAGGATTTTCCCCGGGACTGTTATCTCTGCAATTCCCCAGGATCTGAAATTTGATGGTGAAGACACCCAGGTAATTATCGGTGATGATACAACGATCAGAGAATGTGTTACGGTAAATAGGGGTACAAAAGCCCTAGGTCATACTAAAATAGGTGCCAACTGCCTTATTATGGCTACTTCACATATTGCACATGACTGCGTAATCGGAGATCACGTTATCATTGTAAACGGTTGTGGTATTGCAGGACATGTGGAGATTGGAGACTATACTGTAATGGGAGGTTTATCGGCTGTTCATCAATTTGGTAAAATTGGGAAGCATGTAATGATCTCCGGAGGTACTCTGGTAAGAAAAGATATTCCACCTTATGTGAAAGTTGCTAGAGAGCCAATGTCTTATGCAGGAATCAATTCCGTAGGTTTAAGAAGAAGAGGATTTACCAATGAGAAGATTTTCGAAATTCAAAAAATCTACAGAACAATTTTCCAGATGAAAATGAACGTTTCCCAAGCGTTGGCATACATTGAAAAAGAAATGCTGCCTACTGCTGAAAGAGATGAAATTCTACAGTTTATCCAAAACTCTCCAAGAGGTATTGTGAAAGGCTACGGAACCACCAAAGAAAGCAACTAA
- a CDS encoding bifunctional UDP-3-O-[3-hydroxymyristoyl] N-acetylglucosamine deacetylase/3-hydroxyacyl-ACP dehydratase, whose amino-acid sequence MSDMQKTLQEEVTLSGIGLHTGKEVKLTIKPAKENTGFVFVRTDLEGHPQVEADVNYVVATERGTTLEKLGVKITTCEHLLAALVGCDIDNAVLEMDASEPPILDGSSKYFVEAIESVGVVDQNIAREYLVVKEVLTYSDPATGSEITIIPSDTYEVTTMVDFGTKVLGTQNATLKNISEFKDEISSARTFSFLHELEMLLDHGLIKGGDISNAIVYVDKDLTPETTEKLKKAFGKDNVSIRPNGILDNLNLNYPNEAARHKLLDVIGDLALAGVKIKGKVIANKPGHFVNTQFAKKLNRQWKLQKKKNVPDFDLTKEPVFDINGIMKLMPHRPPFLLIDKILELSDSHVVGLKNVTMNEPFFVGHFPKEPVMPGVLQVEALAQTGGILVLASVPDPENYSTYFIKIDKVKFKRKVIPGDTLIFKIELIEPIRRGIVHMQGYGYVGDTVAVEAELMAQVAKNKVD is encoded by the coding sequence ATGAGTGATATGCAAAAAACGCTTCAGGAAGAGGTAACCCTTTCTGGAATAGGCCTTCATACTGGTAAAGAAGTAAAACTTACCATCAAACCCGCAAAGGAAAATACGGGATTTGTATTTGTAAGAACCGATTTAGAGGGACATCCTCAGGTTGAAGCTGATGTTAATTATGTAGTAGCAACAGAGAGAGGTACAACATTAGAAAAGCTTGGCGTAAAAATCACTACCTGTGAGCACCTTTTGGCGGCATTGGTTGGTTGTGATATAGACAACGCAGTGTTGGAAATGGACGCTTCAGAGCCACCTATCCTTGATGGGTCTTCAAAATATTTTGTTGAAGCTATTGAAAGTGTAGGGGTTGTAGACCAAAATATTGCTAGAGAATATCTGGTAGTAAAAGAAGTTCTTACGTACAGTGATCCTGCTACAGGTTCAGAAATCACGATCATCCCTTCAGATACTTATGAAGTAACAACAATGGTAGATTTTGGAACTAAAGTTTTAGGAACTCAAAATGCTACTCTTAAAAATATCTCCGAGTTTAAAGACGAAATCTCTTCAGCAAGAACATTCAGTTTCTTACATGAATTGGAAATGCTTTTAGACCACGGATTGATCAAAGGGGGAGATATCTCCAATGCGATCGTGTACGTAGATAAGGATCTTACTCCGGAAACTACAGAAAAATTGAAAAAAGCCTTTGGTAAGGATAATGTTTCCATCAGACCAAATGGTATTCTAGATAATCTTAACCTAAACTATCCTAACGAAGCTGCAAGACACAAATTACTGGATGTAATTGGTGATTTAGCCTTGGCAGGTGTGAAAATAAAAGGTAAAGTTATTGCCAACAAACCAGGACACTTTGTGAATACTCAATTTGCGAAGAAATTAAACCGTCAGTGGAAATTGCAGAAAAAGAAAAACGTTCCGGACTTTGATTTAACTAAAGAGCCGGTATTTGATATCAACGGAATTATGAAGCTTATGCCTCACAGACCTCCGTTCTTATTAATCGATAAGATTCTTGAACTTTCAGACTCTCATGTCGTAGGTTTGAAAAATGTAACAATGAATGAACCTTTCTTCGTGGGACATTTCCCTAAGGAACCTGTAATGCCTGGAGTTCTTCAGGTTGAAGCCTTGGCTCAAACAGGTGGTATCCTAGTTTTGGCAAGTGTTCCTGATCCTGAAAACTATTCTACTTACTTTATCAAAATTGATAAGGTGAAGTTCAAGAGAAAAGTAATTCCGGGAGATACGCTTATATTCAAAATTGAATTGATTGAGCCTATCAGAAGAGGTATCGTTCACATGCAAGGGTACGGATATGTAGGAGATACAGTGGCAGTAGAAGCGGAGCTTATGGCTCAAGTTGCAAAAAATAAAGTTGATTAA
- the lpxD gene encoding UDP-3-O-(3-hydroxymyristoyl)glucosamine N-acyltransferase, translated as MEFTASQIASFIDGKIIGDETALITGVSPIENGESGHLSFIAQDRFSHFLDTSKCSVIIVSEKLLNENSYTPTLIVVKDAYLSFQVLMNLYQEMRGRKEGIEDGSSIHDTAVIGDKAYIGAFTYVSEKAKIGEGSQIYPHVYIGKGVKIGKNCKIDSGARIYDYCIIGDNCVIHSNTVVGGDGFGFQPTAEGFKKIPQLGNVIIEDDVEIGSNCSIDRATIGSTIIGKGTKIDNLIQIAHNVKIGQNNVIAAQAGIAGSTTIGDWNQIGGQVGVVGHIKIGNQVKIQAQSGVNSSVNDRETLYGSPAISYNDYLRSYVHFRNLPGIVNRINNLENNSKDNTNE; from the coding sequence ATGGAATTTACAGCTTCGCAAATTGCAAGTTTTATTGACGGAAAAATAATAGGTGACGAGACAGCACTTATTACAGGGGTTTCTCCAATTGAAAATGGAGAATCAGGACATCTTTCTTTTATAGCACAAGATAGATTTTCTCATTTTTTGGATACCTCAAAGTGCTCTGTTATCATCGTTTCGGAAAAACTTCTGAATGAAAATAGTTATACCCCTACCTTAATTGTTGTAAAAGATGCCTACCTCTCTTTTCAGGTTCTGATGAATTTATATCAGGAAATGAGAGGAAGAAAAGAAGGTATTGAAGATGGATCATCCATCCACGATACAGCCGTAATAGGTGATAAAGCTTATATAGGAGCATTTACATATGTTTCGGAAAAAGCTAAAATCGGTGAGGGTTCACAAATCTATCCACATGTATATATAGGAAAAGGAGTGAAAATTGGTAAAAACTGTAAAATTGACAGTGGAGCCAGAATTTACGACTACTGTATTATTGGGGATAACTGTGTAATTCACTCCAATACGGTAGTAGGAGGTGATGGTTTTGGGTTTCAACCGACGGCTGAAGGATTTAAAAAAATTCCACAGCTTGGAAATGTCATTATTGAAGATGATGTTGAAATAGGTTCAAACTGTAGTATCGACAGGGCTACAATAGGTTCTACCATCATTGGGAAAGGAACAAAAATTGATAACCTGATTCAGATTGCTCACAATGTGAAAATTGGTCAGAATAATGTAATTGCAGCACAAGCAGGAATAGCAGGTTCTACTACAATCGGGGATTGGAATCAAATTGGAGGTCAGGTAGGAGTTGTTGGACATATCAAAATCGGAAACCAAGTGAAAATTCAGGCTCAGAGTGGCGTGAATTCCAGTGTTAACGATAGAGAAACCTTATATGGTTCACCAGCAATAAGCTACAATGACTATTTGAGAAGCTATGTTCATTTCAGAAATTTACCTGGAATAGTCAACAGAATAAATAATCTTGAGAATAACTCAAAAGATAATACTAATGAGTGA
- a CDS encoding HD domain-containing protein yields the protein MQNKLKIINDPVHGFIKIPHEILFDIIEHPYFQRLRRIGQTGLLNLIFPGATHTRFHHALGAMHLMFTALETLRQKGVKISEEEEKGAMLAILMHDIGHGPFSHALESMLMDDWHHENLSLLLMNKLNEEFDGQLSMAIEMFQGKYHRKFFNQLISSQLDVDRLDYLNRDSFFTGVSEGNINTQRIISMMNVCEEGELVIDAKGIYSIENFLTARMFMYWQVYYHKTSALAEFLLVKILERAKYLISQGVELPATDNLKYFLYRSKSSATNEDVERFTQLDDNDIIQAMKEWQNSDDFVLSYWCKSVIQRNLPKTIISSHPFNDEIINEKVKNTNEFFGINNGKELVQEIKRKLLPYDTEKQPIYLLQKNGRRMKLHESEDQLLSGLMVNKTTRYILMFPRDISN from the coding sequence ATGCAGAATAAGCTAAAAATTATCAACGATCCTGTTCACGGGTTTATCAAAATTCCACACGAAATTTTATTTGATATTATTGAACATCCCTACTTCCAGAGACTGAGAAGAATAGGGCAAACCGGACTTTTGAATCTGATTTTCCCCGGAGCGACGCACACAAGGTTTCATCATGCCTTGGGAGCCATGCATTTGATGTTTACAGCATTGGAAACACTAAGGCAGAAAGGCGTTAAAATCTCTGAAGAAGAAGAAAAAGGAGCTATGTTGGCAATTTTAATGCATGATATTGGGCATGGTCCGTTTTCTCATGCATTGGAAAGTATGCTGATGGATGACTGGCATCATGAAAATCTTTCGCTGTTGCTCATGAATAAATTAAATGAAGAGTTTGACGGGCAACTTTCCATGGCCATTGAAATGTTTCAGGGAAAATACCACAGAAAATTCTTCAATCAGCTTATCTCATCTCAATTGGATGTAGACAGGCTGGATTATCTGAATAGAGATAGCTTTTTTACAGGAGTTTCGGAGGGAAATATTAATACCCAAAGAATTATTTCCATGATGAATGTTTGTGAAGAAGGAGAATTGGTTATTGATGCAAAGGGAATATATTCTATTGAAAACTTTTTAACGGCCAGAATGTTCATGTACTGGCAGGTATACTATCATAAGACATCTGCTCTTGCAGAGTTTCTATTGGTTAAGATCCTTGAAAGAGCAAAATATCTGATCTCTCAGGGAGTAGAACTGCCTGCAACGGATAATCTGAAATACTTCTTATACCGAAGTAAAAGCTCTGCAACCAATGAAGATGTAGAAAGATTTACCCAATTAGACGATAATGATATCATTCAGGCAATGAAGGAATGGCAGAACTCTGATGATTTTGTACTGTCTTATTGGTGTAAAAGTGTTATTCAGAGAAATCTTCCCAAAACAATTATTTCATCACATCCATTCAACGATGAGATAATTAATGAAAAAGTAAAAAATACCAATGAATTTTTTGGTATCAATAACGGAAAAGAATTGGTTCAGGAGATAAAAAGAAAGCTTTTACCCTATGATACTGAAAAGCAACCGATCTACTTATTGCAAAAAAATGGCAGAAGAATGAAACTTCATGAGTCTGAAGATCAGCTTTTATCAGGATTAATGGTGAACAAAACAACACGCTATATCCTTATGTTTCCGAGAGATATCTCTAACTAG